A single genomic interval of Fibrobacter sp. UWB13 harbors:
- the phoU gene encoding phosphate signaling complex protein PhoU gives MRNRFDSQLEALNRGIIEMGALVEDSLKASIDALLAFDRETAKKIVVGDKEIDQKMKEIETLCLRLLLSQQPVARDLRLISASLKMVGDLERIGDQAADIAEIVAGCTDQDGAPLKLAAIPPMGIDVLKMLAQSIDAFVRKDLKLAQIVIDSDDDVDFLFRSAKRELVKNIRNTESDAECIINSIMIAKYLERIGDHALNVARWAIFAETGTHHGANLLNGADDFDEK, from the coding sequence ATGAGAAACCGTTTTGATTCGCAACTGGAAGCCCTGAACAGGGGTATTATAGAAATGGGCGCCCTGGTGGAAGATTCCCTGAAGGCCTCCATAGACGCCTTGCTGGCCTTTGACCGTGAAACCGCCAAGAAGATTGTGGTGGGCGACAAGGAAATCGACCAGAAGATGAAGGAAATTGAGACTCTTTGCCTGCGGCTTTTGCTGAGCCAGCAGCCTGTAGCCCGGGACTTGCGCCTGATTTCGGCCTCCCTGAAAATGGTGGGGGACCTGGAACGCATCGGCGACCAGGCTGCAGATATTGCTGAAATTGTAGCGGGGTGTACAGACCAGGACGGGGCTCCCCTGAAACTGGCCGCTATTCCGCCCATGGGAATCGATGTGCTCAAGATGCTGGCGCAAAGTATCGACGCCTTTGTCCGCAAGGACTTGAAGTTGGCTCAGATTGTTATCGACAGTGACGACGACGTAGATTTTCTATTCCGCTCTGCCAAGCGGGAACTAGTGAAAAACATCAGAAATACGGAAAGCGATGCCGAGTGCATTATCAATTCCATCATGATCGCCAAATACCTAGAACGCATCGGCGACCACGCCTTGAATGTGGCTCGGTGGGCCATTTTTGCAGAAACCGGTACTCATCATGGAGCCAATCTCTTGAACGGGGCCGACGATTTCGATGAAAAGTAA
- the pstB gene encoding phosphate ABC transporter ATP-binding protein PstB produces the protein MTPNEKISIQGMDLYYGNFHALKNVNLNIMPNEILAFIGPSGCGKSTLLKSLNRMNDLVEGCKITGHILLDGQDVYGEMNPNILRKRVGMVFQKPNPFPMSIYDNIAYGPRTHGIRNKAELDEIVETSLQKSGVWEELKDRLKKNALGLSGGQQQRLCIARALAVSPEVLLMDEPTSALDPISTSIIEDLVLELKKNYTIVMVTHNMQQATRVSDRTAFFLLGEVIEVNKTETLFSLPKDKRTEDYITGRFG, from the coding sequence ATGACACCTAACGAAAAAATTTCTATTCAAGGAATGGATCTGTATTACGGCAATTTCCATGCGTTGAAAAACGTGAACCTTAACATTATGCCCAACGAAATCTTGGCCTTTATTGGGCCTTCCGGCTGCGGTAAAAGCACCTTACTCAAGTCCTTGAACCGCATGAACGACCTGGTGGAAGGCTGCAAGATTACGGGCCACATCCTCTTGGATGGTCAGGATGTATACGGGGAAATGAATCCCAATATTCTCCGCAAGAGGGTGGGCATGGTGTTCCAGAAACCCAATCCCTTTCCCATGAGCATCTACGACAACATCGCCTACGGTCCTAGGACCCACGGTATCCGTAACAAGGCGGAGCTGGATGAAATCGTGGAAACGTCCCTGCAGAAATCCGGCGTGTGGGAAGAACTGAAGGACCGCTTGAAAAAGAATGCTCTCGGCCTTTCCGGCGGTCAACAGCAGAGGCTCTGCATTGCCCGTGCCCTGGCAGTTTCGCCGGAAGTGCTCCTGATGGACGAACCTACCAGCGCCCTGGACCCCATTTCCACCTCCATTATCGAGGACCTAGTTTTGGAACTCAAGAAGAACTATACCATCGTCATGGTGACCCATAACATGCAGCAGGCCACCCGCGTTTCCGACAGGACCGCCTTTTTCCTCTTAGGGGAAGTCATCGAAGTCAACAAGACTGAAACCCTGTTCTCGCTGCCCAAGGACAAGCGCACCGAGGACTACATTACCGGGAGATTTGGATAA
- the pstA gene encoding phosphate ABC transporter permease PstA translates to MIGYYKHAPFSLFLRILVSLAIAITVCTLGFLILYILVKGIPFLKPSLFSLTYTSENVSFLPSILNTVIIVFGSLLVAGPLGICAAIYTVEYARRGNKIVGLVRITTETLSGIPSIIYGLFGMLFFVTFLHLGYSLVSGILTISIMILPLVMRTTEEALRSVPDSYREGSYGLGAGKLRTVLSVILPSAVPGILAGVILAVGRVVGETAALVYTAGTVADFPKGIFSSGRTLSVHMYELSREGFHTGEAYATSVILILVILLINWISNKFAKKIGKT, encoded by the coding sequence ATGATCGGATACTATAAGCATGCGCCCTTTTCGCTGTTTCTGAGAATCCTCGTGTCCTTGGCCATCGCCATTACGGTATGCACCCTGGGGTTCCTGATCCTCTATATATTGGTGAAGGGTATCCCATTCCTGAAACCCTCCCTGTTTTCTCTCACTTACACCTCGGAGAATGTCTCTTTCCTGCCCTCCATCCTGAATACGGTTATCATCGTGTTTGGTTCTCTCCTGGTGGCAGGCCCTTTAGGAATCTGTGCTGCCATCTATACGGTGGAATACGCCCGCCGCGGAAATAAGATCGTGGGACTGGTGCGGATCACTACCGAAACCCTTTCCGGAATTCCCTCCATTATCTACGGTCTTTTCGGAATGCTGTTCTTCGTGACCTTCCTGCACCTGGGATATTCCTTGGTTTCCGGTATCTTGACCATTTCCATCATGATTTTGCCCCTGGTCATGCGCACCACTGAAGAGGCCCTGCGTTCTGTTCCAGATAGTTATCGCGAAGGTTCCTACGGCCTCGGGGCAGGTAAGCTCCGTACGGTTTTGTCGGTAATATTACCGTCAGCCGTTCCGGGAATCCTTGCAGGTGTAATCCTAGCGGTGGGCCGTGTGGTGGGAGAGACTGCCGCCCTTGTCTATACGGCAGGTACGGTGGCGGATTTTCCCAAGGGAATATTCTCTTCGGGCAGGACTCTGTCTGTTCACATGTACGAACTTTCTCGAGAAGGTTTCCATACCGGCGAGGCCTACGCCACTTCGGTTATCCTCATTCTGGTAATCCTTCTTATCAACTGGATTTCTAACAAATTTGCAAAGAAAATCGGAAAAACCTAA
- the pstC gene encoding phosphate ABC transporter permease subunit PstC, whose protein sequence is MKFKLSSPFKERAASTIFLVSALASILFVALICVFLFANGVPAILKIGFTDFLFGTEWAPTDEPAIYGIFPMILGSLYVTLGALAIGVSVGLLSAIFLARFCSERLHRVLKPAVELLAGIPSVIYGFFGLVIIVPFVRQHLGGSGFSIFTASILLGIMILPTVISVSEAALRAVPNSYYEGSLALGATHERSVFFTVLPAATSGIVAGIILGFGRAIGETMAVILVAGNQARMPDGIFEGVRTLTANIVLEMGYATDLHREALIATGVVLFSFILTINLLFSILKKRVVK, encoded by the coding sequence ATGAAATTCAAACTATCCAGTCCATTCAAGGAACGGGCCGCGTCCACCATCTTCCTGGTCTCTGCGCTAGCAAGCATCCTGTTTGTTGCCCTAATCTGCGTGTTCCTTTTTGCAAACGGTGTCCCCGCCATTCTAAAGATAGGCTTTACGGACTTTTTGTTCGGAACGGAATGGGCCCCCACGGACGAGCCTGCGATCTACGGGATTTTTCCCATGATTCTCGGCAGCCTCTACGTGACACTGGGGGCCCTAGCCATCGGTGTCTCGGTGGGGCTCCTGTCGGCCATATTCCTGGCTCGGTTCTGCTCCGAAAGGCTCCACAGGGTGTTGAAACCCGCCGTGGAACTCCTGGCCGGCATTCCCTCGGTGATCTACGGCTTCTTTGGCTTGGTGATCATCGTCCCCTTTGTGCGGCAGCACCTTGGCGGGAGCGGTTTCAGCATCTTTACGGCGTCGATTCTGCTGGGAATCATGATTTTGCCTACCGTCATTTCCGTTTCCGAAGCCGCCCTGCGGGCGGTCCCCAACAGCTACTACGAAGGTTCCCTGGCTCTCGGGGCCACCCACGAAAGGAGTGTATTCTTCACGGTTCTTCCGGCGGCCACTTCGGGAATCGTGGCGGGTATCATCTTGGGTTTTGGCCGGGCTATTGGCGAAACCATGGCAGTGATTCTTGTGGCTGGAAACCAGGCCCGAATGCCCGACGGTATTTTCGAGGGAGTCAGGACCTTGACCGCCAACATTGTGTTGGAAATGGGCTATGCCACGGACCTGCACCGCGAAGCCCTCATTGCCACCGGTGTGGTGCTATTCTCCTTTATCCTTACTATCAACCTGCTGTTTTCCATTCTCAAGAAGAGGGTTGTCAAATGA